The following proteins are encoded in a genomic region of Brachypodium distachyon strain Bd21 chromosome 1, Brachypodium_distachyon_v3.0, whole genome shotgun sequence:
- the LOC100843802 gene encoding uncharacterized protein LOC100843802, with translation MGAVVTAVIAIAAVVLGWITIEMACKPCLETGRRAMDRALDPNYDPDDASPTANANASSTAAEPLLADLSAASAAAAAPAKAI, from the coding sequence ATGGGGGCGGTGGTGACGGCCGTGATAGCGATCGCGGCGGTGGTGCTGGGCTGGATCACCATCGAGATGGCCTGCAAGCCCTGCCTCGAGaccggccgccgcgccatgGACCGCGCCCTCGACCCCAACTACGACCCCGACGACGCATCCCCCACCGCCAACGCCAACGCcagctccaccgccgccgagccgctcctcgccgacctctccgccgcctccgccgccgccgccgcgcccgccaaGGCCATCTGA